Part of the Varibaculum massiliense genome is shown below.
CTCGAATTTTCGCGGCCAGTATCTACCTATTGTCTTCTTTACGTGCACCGGTAACCCTTATATGTTGCCTTCCTATCGCGCCAGGAAGATTTCAAAATAGAGACTCCAGGCGTATAGCTGCAGTGATGCAGATGTGAGTCGAGGGGAAAAATTTTTCCAAAACTGTTGACACGTATAGTAAAACGTTTTACCATAAACTGTAAGTCAGACTTCGAGGAGGAAGTAAAAATGAAAAAATTGAGACTTAATTCGTACTTGGTGACTAACTCAATGTTTTTTTAAGCTGCTGAACCGTTTGAAAAAGACTGTGACTTTAAATCGCTTTCACCGATAAGTCATGAGTGATAGGTGGAGATTTTCAGTGAAAAAGAGGTGGCGTTATAGATAAAGATCTGCAATTTAGATAATTTGCTTAGTTTTATTACAAAGAGAATCGAGGAAAAATGAGAAAAAGAATAGCAGCCATTGGTGTTGCTGCAGCAACAGCTCTTACTCTGTGTTCGTGTGCGGGTGGGGGAGCGAAATCAGCCACAGCTGATGGTGCCACGACTGAGATTGAGATTTGGCATTATTGGGATGGCAAAAACGCGGATACCTTTGATGAAATGGTAAAAACATTCAACAAGGAAAATCCAGACATCAAGGTAAAAACTACTGCCGTTCCTAATGGAGACTACCTGACAAAATTACGTGCTTCGGCTTCTTCTAATAGCTTGCCAGATATTTCTGTTGGGGATCTTATTTGGGTTCCACAAATTGCCAAGCTGGGTAAGTCAGCTGATATATCCCAGGTGTTGGATAAGAAGCTAATAAATGATATTAATCCTGCCCTAACCAGCTTTGGTTCCATTGATGGTAAACAAGTTTCGGTTCCGCTCTCGGCAAATAACTTGGCCTATATGTATAACAAGACTCTCTTTAAGGAGGCTGGATTGGATCCGGCGGCTCCCCCTAAGACTTGGGAGGAACTTAAAACCATGGGGAAACAAATTCTCGATAAGACCGGAAAGCCTGGCTATGATTTGTTAACTGAGGCGGGAGATAACGGAGAGGGTCTGACCTGGAATTTCCAAGTTAATCTGTGGCAAGCAGGTGGCGAATTCCTTAATAAGGACAATAGCAAAGCGGCGTTCAATACTCCCGAGGGGAAGAAAGCTGCTCAATTCTGGGTAGATTTAATTAAATCTGGCGTCAGCCCCTACGCAAAGTGGGGAGAATTTGAAAAAGGCAAGGGTGGATCCGCACAGGAAGGCTCCTGGATGGTAGGCATCTGGGCTGCTGACCCCCCATTTGATTTTGAAGTGGCGCAACTGCCTGTTCCAGAGGGTGGTAAGCAAGCTACAAACCTTGGGGGAGAACAAGCCATGATTTTCAATAATGATCCTAAGAAAGTTAAGGCAGCCGGCAAATTCTTATCCTGGTTCTTGTCGGATAAGCAAGTTCTTAAGTGGAATCAAGAAACTGGGTTTATCCCTGTGCGCAATTCAATAGCAGAAGGTTCAGAATACCGCGATTGGGTTCAGCAAAACCAGAAGCAGCTAATGCCATTCGTTGAGCAAATGAAATTTGCAAAGGCACGTCCTAACACCGCAGCTTACCCCCAGATTTCTATGGCTTTCGCTAAAGAAATGGAAAAAGCGTTTGCAGGAGAGGTCAGCGTTGATAAAGCTTTGGCGAACGCTGAGAGTGCCGTAAACGAAGTAATCGCTAAAGGCAAGTAAAGATGGAAAAACAGAATGTACTGGCACGTCGGGTGCAGCGTAACGCCTCGACTAAAGAGCAAGCCAGAACCGCCTATCTCATGCTGATTCCAGCCTTGATTATTTTGGGAATCTTCGTGTTTTACCCAATTGTATCTGCTGGTTATCTTAGCTTGACGAGTTGGGATGGATTTAATCCTGAAAAACCATTTGTTGGGCTTAGTAACTATATCCGACTAGCAAAAGATAATGAGTTTTGGAATTCCTTGCTAGTGACAGTCATTTACGCATTCGGCGTGTCAGTACTTTCTGTGATTAGCGGACTATTTTTTGCACTGCTGCTAGACGGTCCATTACGGGGACGGGGTATATATAGAACCATTTATTTTCTCCCAGTGGTAACTTCTTCTGTAGCTATCGCAATCGTATGGAAGTATATGCTCGACTATTCAGGCTTAATTAACACCTGGCTAGGTAAAATAGGTATTTCCGGCCCTGACTGGTTGCAAAATCGATGGCTAGCATTGTTAGCTTTAACCCTGCTGACGGTATGGAAAAACCTTGGTTTTAATATCGTCTTATACCTAACTGCTTTGCAATCTCTGCCCAAAGCGGTTTTTGAAGCCTCAGAAATTGATGGTGCGAACAAGCTCAAACAAGTTCGCTTCATTGTTGTTCCACTATTGCGACCTATGACATTTTTTGTCGTTGTCCAAGCCTTGATAAACAGTTTCCAAGCGTTTGATCTTGTTTATGTATTCACCGAAGGCGGGCCGCGCGGAGGTACTGATGTCTTGGGCATGATGATGTATCGCCAAGCGTTTAGATTGGGAGATTTTGGGTATGGAACAGCGATATCGCTGGTAACTCTAGTTTTAGTGTTGCTAGTTACTCTTGTTCAATGGAAACTAAAGGGATCGGACGAGAAATGAGTCGGAAAAATGATTTAGAGCGTAAAGGCTCAATACCTATGAATAAAACCTCTAGCAATCTGGGTAGACACCTAATTCTGATTATTGGAGCGTTGACGATTCTGATTCCGTTCCTGTGGATGATCACTACATCTCTGCAAACCAAAGCGGAAACCTATACTGCCCAATCTATTTTTCCCACCTCCTGGCATTGGGAAAACTATTTACAAGCTTGGCAAAATGCTCCCTTTGGTCGATTCTACATAAACTCTCTCATTATGTCGGCAGGAATAGTTATTGGCCATTTAATCTTTGACTCTTTAGCGGCCTTTGCTTTTGCCAGATTAAAATTCCCGGGTAAAAATATTCTGTTTATTATTTTACTTGCAGGATTAATGGTTCCAATCTTTGTTACCGTCATTCCCGCCTACGCAATAGTTTCTTCTTTGGGATGGATAGATACTTTCGCTGCCCTGATAGTTCCTAGGTTGGCGGATGTGTTTGGAATTATTTTGCTTCGCCAGTATTTTTCTACCATTCCCATGGAATTAGATGAAGCAGCCAGAATGGATGGTTGCTCAAGCTGGCAAATATATTGGAGAATCATTATTCCCCTTGCAAAGCCGGCTTTGGCGACGTTGGCAATATTCTCTTTCCTATTCGCCTGGAATGATTTTCTTTGGCCGCTGTTGGTGACAAACGCGGAAGAAATGCGCACTATACAGATAGGTCTAAACGGATTTGTTGGTCGGTATGGAACCTCATGGAACTATCTTATGGCAGGAACTATTACAGCCACTCTACCGAGTGTTGTCGTTTTCCTCTTCTTCCAAAAAGCTTTGGAAAGAGGGATTGCTGCAACCGGATTAAAAGACTAAAAATAATAGAAAGATAAAATAATGACTATTCCTAAATGGGTAAATAAAGCAAACTTCTATCAAATTTTTCCAGACAGATTTTATAACGGAAACCCCAGTTTAAATCCTCCGCAAGTAGTTCCCTGGGGCAGTGATCCAACCCCTGATAACTTTATGGGTGGAGACCTTCCTGGAATTACTGAGAAGCTGAACTATCTAGCAGATTTAAAGATAAATGCAATTTATTTAAACCCTATTTTTTCTGCTGTAACTAATCATAGGTACGATGCAGTTGATTATTTTAAAATAGATCAGTATCTTGGGAGTATTGAAGATTTTGACAAGCTTATTAGAAGAGCTCACAGCTTAGGCATAAGGGTTATTTTGGACGGAGTATTCAACCATTGTGGAAACGCTCATTATGCTTTTAAAGATGTCATAAATAATCAAGCAAAGTCCAAATATGTAAATTGGTATATGATTGAGGGATTTCCAGTTATTTCTGGTCCTGAAAAATATAATTACCGAACCTGCACCGGTTGTTACTATCTACCAAAATGGAATATCTATAACCCCGAGGTCAGAGAGCATCATTTAGAGGTGGCTAGGTTCTGGTTAAACCGCGGGATTGATGGTTGGAGACTAGATGTTCCCTACTTGGTAAATATGAACTTCTGGTATCAGTTCCACGAGGTAGTTAAACATTTTGGCGAAGATAAGTATCTGGTTGCGGAAGATTGGCGCGATCCTACTATTTGGCTGAAATCCGGATTAATGGATGGGGCTATGAATTATTCGCTTCGTAACCTTGTCTTGGCCTATGCAGCTGAAAAGTTTATTGATGCATTTAAGTTTGTGGAACGGATGAATGAACTATATAAGCGCATACCTCAGGAGTTTCGTGCCGCCATGTTTAATCTGCTGGGGAGTCACGATACTGAAAGGTTGGCAACCCGTTGCAAAAATGAGACTCCGCGAGTAATAAATGCCTTTGCTCTTTTATATTCTATGCACGGTTCTCCCGTTCTGTACTACGGTGATGAAATCGGTATGACGGGTGAAAATGATCCCGGCTGCCGGGGAGGGATGAACTGGAATCAGGCAGCATGGAATCAGCAAATTCACCGGAGCGTAACTGGCTTGTTATCAGCTAGGACAAACTCCAAGGTTCTACAAGAGGGAGAGCAAGGGCTAGTAGCTTTAGACGCTGAAACAGTGCTGGTTAAGCGGCGCCTTGGAGATAGAGGGGTCGTCAGCATTGTGCACAGAGGAGCGGGCAGAGATGTGTCTTATAACCTCATCCCTTTGCGGAAAGAAAAAGCAATTTTCGGAATCCCGAGTCTAATCGGTAATTCGTATCGGGTAGATAGTGCCAATCCGTTGATTCTGGAAGGAGAGATTGACGAACGAAAGTGGTCGCTGTGAAGGGAAAATGAATGTTGCAGTGCGTTTACTACTAAATAACTGTTCAACCAGGTAGTCTGCAAATATGTCGAAAAAAATCACCATTAGAGACGTCGCTATGAAAGCGGGAGTTTCTAATTCGGCAGTTTCTTGTGCGTACCATAATCCCAAGAAACTTTCAGTGGAAACGCGAGAACGCATATTACGAGCTGCGGCAGATATCGGTTACGTAAGTAACGCTGCAGCTCGTACCATGCGAACCAATACAACTGGGGCTCTTGGTCTTTTACTACCTCAAGAGATTGATTTGGCTTTGCAAAATCCTTACTACACATTTCTCATGGAAGGAATAGGAAAAGCATGCCGTGAGGACGGATACTCCTTATTGCTGGTTCCTCCGTTCGAGGATGATTCTTCGGTTAATCTTATTCCCACTGCCGCAGTAGATGGTTTCATTGTTTCTGGGCTTGAAAAAGAGCGTGAAGAAGTTGTGGAAATCTTTAGTAAGAATATGCCCTTGGCGGTAATCGACCCGCAAACTGAACTGGAAGTCTCAACAATAGAGATCGACGACGCGAAAGCTATAGACTCACTTGTTAAAACAATTATTAAATGTGGTCATAGGCGTGTGGGGATTGCCGCAATCGAAACTAAAACGGAGCCTAGCTATCAGGCTTGGCATGGGGTAATGGGGCAGCGCATAAAAACAATTCTAGACGCTTTCGATAAATTCGGAAAAGCTTTATCAGAGGATGACCTAACCGTTTATGAAACTTCCAGTACCTATGATGGGGGAAAAGAAGCCTTCATGCAGCTATATACGGGGAATAATCCTCCTACAGTCATTATTTCTTTTAGTGACATAATAGCCGCAGGTGTAATAAGCGCGGCAACTGCTGCAGGTTTGAAAGTACCAACAGATTTGTCAGTTACTGGTTATGATGGAATGCCACAATATTTCTCTGCTTTACCGCTGACTACCGTCAGTCAGCCAATCGTGAAAAAAGGCTATTTAGCTGGACAAATAGTTCTCGACTCTATAAAAAATAAGGCAAATTCAAGTTACGATGTGCGTCATGAAATCCTGGCTGCAAAATTTATTGAGGGGAAAACACTTGGATTAGTCCAATAACTTTGGGGTGGGAGTGCCTTGAGGTTTATAAATTTGAGCTGCTTAAAATACTTGGGGGCTAATGCCCATTCTTGGCGATGCCGATTGCTCAGGCATTTAGATTTTCCAGCGGTAGCGAGTAAAAGCGAATTGAGGCTCAAGAGAATATGTTTTGGCTATATCATTGTGCGCTAGAGGCTCTACAAAAAGTGCGCTAAAGACTCTGCAAAACCTGCGCTAGAACGTCTGCAAAAAGTGCGCTAGCATCTTCTGAGCTGCATTAACCTAGGAGCGCCAGAGGAATCACTGCCACCCCGTCCTTGCGGCGGTAGGCGTAAGGACCGGTATATACCAGGATTTTATCTAGTAGCCGATTTCCGAGGCGGGTTTCTAGCCAGTTGAGGTGGCGGACGTCCTCTGCATCTATGACTGCGGAGGACTTCGCCTCGAATGCAATAGTTTTCCCATCGTAGCGCTCGATAATCGCATCCACCTCACGTTCTCCCGAAGGAGTGCGGAAATGAAAGACCTGAGATTCGCATTCTTGAGCAGCTCCCCGCAAGGTGAGCAACATCAGTGATTCAAATAGCTGCCCATAAGTTTCTAGGGTTCCTTCGGCTCCGCTGGTCAAAACATCTTCACTGATCCCCATAAGATAAGCAGCCAACCCCGGATCTGCCAGGTGATGTTTAGCAGCTTTCGATAATCGCGCGAAGGAAGTATAAGTGGGCGACCAAGAAGGAAGCGGGTCTAGAATCCAAAGTTTCTCTAGGAGATTCCGGTAGCTGCTAGTAGCTGATTTTGAAGGTAAGTCGCCCTCTGTCGGTAGTGCAGCCTTTAATATCTTGGTGTACGAAGCGGTGGTGGCGGTGGCAGCAGAATAGGCACGCAGCCATGCGCGTAACGCTGCAGGTCTACGCAAGCTAAGTCCCTGTTCGGGAAAATCTCGGTCAACTATTCTCGAAATGTAGCCATCAATACTGGCTCTGCGTGCCCGGGGAGAAAGAGTTTCAATCTGGGGGAAGCCGGTGGAACAGATGGCGCCGGCGTAATCGGAATAAGAAAAATTACTTTCCCCAGATATCGGAGTTGAAAAGGGTTTCGAAGAAAAAATATCGCGGATAAAAATCTTTGGGGTAGTGCCGGGGCGCTCCGATAAGGCTAGAGGACGCATCCGCAGCGAGATAATTCTCCCGGCGCCAGAGTGGGTGTCCACATTTTCAATCGGGGTAGCGCTGCCGGTAAAAAGAAAACGGGTATCGCTTTTTTCATCGATAAGCCGGCGGGCACCATCCCAAACCGGAGGATAGTTTTGCCATTCGTCAAGCAGCACAGTCTTGTGGGAGGTAAGCACTGTTCGCAGCTGCGAGGCGACTAGATTACGTACATCTGGAGAATCCAGTTCGAGGACGCGCTCGACTCTACGTGAAGCGGTAACGGTTTTTCCCACGCCCTTAGGTCCGTCAAGGGCGATTCCATGTAGCTCTGGAAGCAGCGCATCAAGCTCATTGTCTACGTAACGCCTTAAATAGTTTCCGGAAGAACCTGGAAGCATTATTACCTCGATTAATAGATGCTAAAAGTCGTTTTACAGGAAGTCTAGCAATCGTTTTACAGGAAGTCTAGCAATCGTTTTGCAGGAAGTCTAGCAGTCGTTTTGCAGGAAGTCTAGCAGTCGTTTTGCAGGAAGTCTAGCAGTCGTTTTGCAGGAAGTCTAGCAATCGTTTTGCAGATTTTAGGGTGGCTGCGGTATTTGCATTTACGGAGAGGCCGCTAGCTTTCGCCCGCAAGTGCCCTTTGGCCTTTATGAGCTGACCTGGCGCCTAGATATGAGATAATAGCCGGGTGCTGCGAACCTATACCGACCAGGCGATTGTCCTGCGAACTACCAAATTAGGGGAAGCGGACATGATTTTGACCCTGCTGACTCTAGAGCATGGGCAGGTTCGGGCAGTAGCCAAAGGTCTGCGCCGCACTTCCTCTAAATTCGGGGCGCGTCTTAGCCCCTTTAACCGGGTAAAACTGCAGCTGCACTCCGGGCGAAACCTGGATACCGTCACTCAAGCCGAATCGCTTAGCCTCAATGCCCCGGCGATCGCCTCCGACTACGAACGTTACCTCTCGGGACAGGTAATGCTGGAAACTGCCGAGAAACTTTCCGAAGGCGAGGCTTCACGCAGTCAATACCGTCTGCTCGCCGGGGCCATAGCGGCATTAGCAAACCGGGCGCACCGCCCGGGTATGGTGCTCTCCTCCTATCTATTGCGTACCTTAGCGATTGCCGGATGGGCGCCCGCTTTAAGCGCGTGCGCCCTCTGTGGAGCTGATGACCCCTTTAAGGTTTTCTCGGCACCTGCCGGTGGGGTGGTGTGCGAAAACTGTCAGTTAAGCGGAGGTCTTCACATCTCTATGCCAGTAATCGACCTGCTCACCGCGCTCTTGGCGGGGCAGTGGCCGCAGGTTTACCAGGCAGATGCTCTAACCCAGGGGATAGCAGAAGAAGTGGTCACCGCCTATACCGAGTGGGTATTAGAGCGAAAATTAAAATCCCTGTCAGTGATGGCACGAAAGGCATAATAAAGATATGAGAGAACAAGAGATTGTAGCAACTATTCCCCCGGGGAAAGGTGCTGCTATGCCGCAGTTATCTTCAGTTCCCTCCCATGTGGCACTAATTATGGACGGCAATGGACGCTGGGCTAACCAGCAGGGATTGCCGCGCACGGCAGGACACCAGGCCGGAGAACTATCGCTTATGGATACGCTGGCCGGGGCAGTAGAAGCCGGGGTAAAAATGGTGAGCGTCTACGCATTTTCCACCGAGAATTGGAAACGCTCCCCGGCGGAAGTGCGTTTTTTAATGGGGTATTCGCGGGATGTGATTCGCCGGCGCTCCCGGGAACTCAACGACTGGAACGTGCGCATAGTTTGGTCGGGGCGACGCGGGCGCCTATGGAAGTCAGTTATCAAGGAGCTAGAAGCTGCCGCCGACTTGACCAGGAAAAACACCGGCCTGGTGTTCAATATGTGTATTAACTATGGAGGGCGCGCAGAAATGGTTGATGCAGCGCGTGCGGTTGCCCGCCGGGTTGCGGCCGGGGAAATCGGCGAAAACCATATCCGCGAGGACACTTTGGCTAGGGAAATGTATTTAGGGGGAATGCCGGATGTAGATTTGTTGATCCGCACCTCCGGGGAGCAACGCCTATCTAACTTTTTGCTCTGGCAATGTGCTTATGCGGAACTTAGTTTTGTCCCCGAGATGTGGCCCGACTTTAAACGGGAACAACTCTGGCGCGAACTAGCAGCATTTGGAGGACGCAATCGGCGTTTTGGGGGCGCGAAAGACCAGCCTTGCTAGGCTTAAGTTTGCCTGCGTCCTCGTAATAACAAAGGCGCTAAATCTCGGTAATACTAATCCCAGAGAGGATGGGCAAACAGTCCACTCCCCAGTTTCGGCTCGAACCAAGTGGACTTAGGAGGCATGACTTCACCGGCATCAGCGACTTTCATAACCTGAGCAATCTGGGTGGGATACATATAGAAGGCACAGGCCGCGCCGTTATCTACCGACTCCTTAAGCTCGCCATCCCCGCGAATCCCGCCCACGAACTCGATGCGCTCGCTGGTGCGGGGATCTGTAATTCCCAGTAGGGGAGAAAGCACTTTTTCTTGCAGCAAAGATACGTCTAAGGAATCGGGTAGCTCTTTACCCGCGATCACCGCGGGATGGAAACTGCATGCATACCATTTGCCACCCAGATACATACTGAAGGCGCCGGGTTTTTCCGGGGGTGCGAACTCGCCGAGTTCGGTGATTACCGCAACCTGCGCTAAATCAGCCAAGAACTGCTTGGGGTTGGTGTCGCCCCAATCAAGTACTAACCGGTTATAAGGCAGGCAGCGTAAATCATGATCGGGAACTGCAACTACCAGGAACTCATTCCAAGGAGCATCGAGGCGCTGGGTGCGAGAAAGTCCCACTTTTGCCGCAGATGCCGAGCGGTGATGTCCATCGGCAATATAAAAGTAGTCTAGCGCCTCTAGGGCGCGGGCAGCCAAGGCAGTATCTGCAGCAGATAGTGGCCAAAGCTCATGGCAGGTTCCATCGAGAGTTTCGCCGGTGAGCAGCGGCTTTTCTTTAATTACCCGCGCGGTAATCTCATCGATTTTTTTATTGGCACGATAGGTAAGAAAAACCGGCTCGGT
Proteins encoded:
- a CDS encoding DUF1015 domain-containing protein; amino-acid sequence: MPKLRPFRALRPTSEAAPRVVALPYDVMNRQEAAAQGKDPDSYLHITRAEIDLPLSVDQHADQVHEQAAANLADFIDRGILIREDHPCLYLYRETWQGAAQVGIVGCAQVADYQNGIIERHEKTLAIKEADRIKHFDRVNAHTEPVFLTYRANKKIDEITARVIKEKPLLTGETLDGTCHELWPLSAADTALAARALEALDYFYIADGHHRSASAAKVGLSRTQRLDAPWNEFLVVAVPDHDLRCLPYNRLVLDWGDTNPKQFLADLAQVAVITELGEFAPPEKPGAFSMYLGGKWYACSFHPAVIAGKELPDSLDVSLLQEKVLSPLLGITDPRTSERIEFVGGIRGDGELKESVDNGAACAFYMYPTQIAQVMKVADAGEVMPPKSTWFEPKLGSGLFAHPLWD
- the recO gene encoding DNA repair protein RecO, with the protein product MLRTYTDQAIVLRTTKLGEADMILTLLTLEHGQVRAVAKGLRRTSSKFGARLSPFNRVKLQLHSGRNLDTVTQAESLSLNAPAIASDYERYLSGQVMLETAEKLSEGEASRSQYRLLAGAIAALANRAHRPGMVLSSYLLRTLAIAGWAPALSACALCGADDPFKVFSAPAGGVVCENCQLSGGLHISMPVIDLLTALLAGQWPQVYQADALTQGIAEEVVTAYTEWVLERKLKSLSVMARKA
- a CDS encoding carbohydrate ABC transporter permease, with the protein product METKGIGREMSRKNDLERKGSIPMNKTSSNLGRHLILIIGALTILIPFLWMITTSLQTKAETYTAQSIFPTSWHWENYLQAWQNAPFGRFYINSLIMSAGIVIGHLIFDSLAAFAFARLKFPGKNILFIILLAGLMVPIFVTVIPAYAIVSSLGWIDTFAALIVPRLADVFGIILLRQYFSTIPMELDEAARMDGCSSWQIYWRIIIPLAKPALATLAIFSFLFAWNDFLWPLLVTNAEEMRTIQIGLNGFVGRYGTSWNYLMAGTITATLPSVVVFLFFQKALERGIAATGLKD
- a CDS encoding carbohydrate ABC transporter permease, with the protein product MEKQNVLARRVQRNASTKEQARTAYLMLIPALIILGIFVFYPIVSAGYLSLTSWDGFNPEKPFVGLSNYIRLAKDNEFWNSLLVTVIYAFGVSVLSVISGLFFALLLDGPLRGRGIYRTIYFLPVVTSSVAIAIVWKYMLDYSGLINTWLGKIGISGPDWLQNRWLALLALTLLTVWKNLGFNIVLYLTALQSLPKAVFEASEIDGANKLKQVRFIVVPLLRPMTFFVVVQALINSFQAFDLVYVFTEGGPRGGTDVLGMMMYRQAFRLGDFGYGTAISLVTLVLVLLVTLVQWKLKGSDEK
- a CDS encoding LacI family DNA-binding transcriptional regulator; translated protein: MSKKITIRDVAMKAGVSNSAVSCAYHNPKKLSVETRERILRAAADIGYVSNAAARTMRTNTTGALGLLLPQEIDLALQNPYYTFLMEGIGKACREDGYSLLLVPPFEDDSSVNLIPTAAVDGFIVSGLEKEREEVVEIFSKNMPLAVIDPQTELEVSTIEIDDAKAIDSLVKTIIKCGHRRVGIAAIETKTEPSYQAWHGVMGQRIKTILDAFDKFGKALSEDDLTVYETSSTYDGGKEAFMQLYTGNNPPTVIISFSDIIAAGVISAATAAGLKVPTDLSVTGYDGMPQYFSALPLTTVSQPIVKKGYLAGQIVLDSIKNKANSSYDVRHEILAAKFIEGKTLGLVQ
- the uppS gene encoding polyprenyl diphosphate synthase, with the protein product MREQEIVATIPPGKGAAMPQLSSVPSHVALIMDGNGRWANQQGLPRTAGHQAGELSLMDTLAGAVEAGVKMVSVYAFSTENWKRSPAEVRFLMGYSRDVIRRRSRELNDWNVRIVWSGRRGRLWKSVIKELEAAADLTRKNTGLVFNMCINYGGRAEMVDAARAVARRVAAGEIGENHIREDTLAREMYLGGMPDVDLLIRTSGEQRLSNFLLWQCAYAELSFVPEMWPDFKREQLWRELAAFGGRNRRFGGAKDQPC
- a CDS encoding glycoside hydrolase family 13 protein, with product MTIPKWVNKANFYQIFPDRFYNGNPSLNPPQVVPWGSDPTPDNFMGGDLPGITEKLNYLADLKINAIYLNPIFSAVTNHRYDAVDYFKIDQYLGSIEDFDKLIRRAHSLGIRVILDGVFNHCGNAHYAFKDVINNQAKSKYVNWYMIEGFPVISGPEKYNYRTCTGCYYLPKWNIYNPEVREHHLEVARFWLNRGIDGWRLDVPYLVNMNFWYQFHEVVKHFGEDKYLVAEDWRDPTIWLKSGLMDGAMNYSLRNLVLAYAAEKFIDAFKFVERMNELYKRIPQEFRAAMFNLLGSHDTERLATRCKNETPRVINAFALLYSMHGSPVLYYGDEIGMTGENDPGCRGGMNWNQAAWNQQIHRSVTGLLSARTNSKVLQEGEQGLVALDAETVLVKRRLGDRGVVSIVHRGAGRDVSYNLIPLRKEKAIFGIPSLIGNSYRVDSANPLILEGEIDERKWSL
- a CDS encoding ATP-binding protein, coding for MLPGSSGNYLRRYVDNELDALLPELHGIALDGPKGVGKTVTASRRVERVLELDSPDVRNLVASQLRTVLTSHKTVLLDEWQNYPPVWDGARRLIDEKSDTRFLFTGSATPIENVDTHSGAGRIISLRMRPLALSERPGTTPKIFIRDIFSSKPFSTPISGESNFSYSDYAGAICSTGFPQIETLSPRARRASIDGYISRIVDRDFPEQGLSLRRPAALRAWLRAYSAATATTASYTKILKAALPTEGDLPSKSATSSYRNLLEKLWILDPLPSWSPTYTSFARLSKAAKHHLADPGLAAYLMGISEDVLTSGAEGTLETYGQLFESLMLLTLRGAAQECESQVFHFRTPSGEREVDAIIERYDGKTIAFEAKSSAVIDAEDVRHLNWLETRLGNRLLDKILVYTGPYAYRRKDGVAVIPLALLG
- a CDS encoding ABC transporter substrate-binding protein, with the protein product MRKRIAAIGVAAATALTLCSCAGGGAKSATADGATTEIEIWHYWDGKNADTFDEMVKTFNKENPDIKVKTTAVPNGDYLTKLRASASSNSLPDISVGDLIWVPQIAKLGKSADISQVLDKKLINDINPALTSFGSIDGKQVSVPLSANNLAYMYNKTLFKEAGLDPAAPPKTWEELKTMGKQILDKTGKPGYDLLTEAGDNGEGLTWNFQVNLWQAGGEFLNKDNSKAAFNTPEGKKAAQFWVDLIKSGVSPYAKWGEFEKGKGGSAQEGSWMVGIWAADPPFDFEVAQLPVPEGGKQATNLGGEQAMIFNNDPKKVKAAGKFLSWFLSDKQVLKWNQETGFIPVRNSIAEGSEYRDWVQQNQKQLMPFVEQMKFAKARPNTAAYPQISMAFAKEMEKAFAGEVSVDKALANAESAVNEVIAKGK